The proteins below are encoded in one region of Maribacter aestuarii:
- a CDS encoding TolC family protein: protein MKFKLTIILLLFVVASTLAQNKKWTLEECIAYAEENNISIAQFELDLENAKLDESDAFGNFLPDANAQISTSASTGLSFDPTTQEPVTTTILTGNGNLTSTVNLFNGMRNINRLRRAKMNALANQYRLDDLKDDIRLNVANAYLSIISNKETLVTQKAQYAATEQDLKRTAELVEAGVLPQGDLLDIEATAAGQEQQIVNTENLVLISRINLAQLLQITDYENFDVADVDLEVPPSEVMNRSPKEIFAAALAFRNDIKLAESNVELAEQDLKISKGALLPTLGAFFNYNTRYSDQERFNNITGMLERESFVDQLWLNDGISYGVQLNVPIFNRFANRNNIRRSEINIQQAQLQLEQNKLSLETDINQAYVNVINLAKAYEAAQKTLEARRLAYEYSRERYEVGLLNAFDFNQVQAQVDNAEATVVRTKYDYIFNLKVLEFYFGLPIVLN from the coding sequence ATGAAATTTAAACTAACCATTATATTGCTGCTGTTTGTGGTCGCATCGACCTTGGCGCAAAATAAAAAATGGACCTTGGAAGAATGTATCGCCTACGCAGAAGAGAACAATATCTCTATAGCACAGTTTGAGTTGGACTTAGAAAATGCAAAACTAGATGAATCCGATGCTTTTGGAAATTTTTTACCGGATGCTAACGCCCAAATTAGTACATCGGCCAGTACAGGTCTTTCATTTGACCCGACTACCCAAGAACCCGTTACGACAACTATTCTTACAGGTAATGGTAACCTAACCTCAACGGTAAATTTATTCAATGGGATGCGAAATATCAATCGTCTTAGGCGAGCGAAAATGAATGCACTTGCCAACCAATACCGATTGGATGACTTGAAGGATGATATTCGTTTGAACGTTGCCAATGCCTATTTGAGTATTATCTCTAACAAAGAGACACTGGTTACTCAAAAAGCTCAATATGCAGCAACAGAGCAAGACTTGAAGAGAACTGCTGAGTTGGTCGAAGCGGGGGTTTTACCCCAGGGTGATTTGTTGGATATTGAGGCAACAGCAGCTGGGCAAGAACAACAAATCGTAAATACGGAAAATTTGGTTTTGATTTCTCGAATCAATTTAGCGCAATTACTTCAAATCACCGATTACGAGAATTTTGATGTAGCTGACGTTGATTTGGAAGTGCCTCCTTCGGAGGTTATGAATAGGTCTCCAAAGGAAATTTTTGCCGCTGCCCTTGCTTTTCGAAACGATATCAAATTAGCAGAAAGTAATGTAGAGCTTGCTGAACAGGATTTGAAAATTTCAAAAGGAGCGCTTCTGCCTACACTTGGAGCTTTCTTTAATTACAATACTAGGTATTCGGATCAGGAAAGATTCAACAATATTACTGGAATGTTGGAAAGAGAAAGTTTTGTTGACCAATTGTGGTTGAACGATGGAATTTCATACGGAGTGCAACTGAACGTACCCATATTCAATCGTTTTGCGAACAGAAACAATATCAGACGTTCCGAAATTAATATACAACAAGCACAACTACAGCTTGAACAAAATAAGTTATCACTTGAAACGGATATCAATCAGGCCTATGTCAATGTCATCAATTTGGCTAAGGCTTATGAGGCCGCACAAAAAACATTGGAAGCAAGGCGTTTAGCCTATGAGTATTCAAGGGAGAGGTATGAAGTTGGCCTATTGAACGCTTTTGATTTCAATCAAGTACAGGCACAGGTAGATAACGCTGAAGCAACTGTTGTGCGTACTAAATATGATTATATCTTCAATTTGAAAGTATTAGAGTTCTACTTTGGACTTCCTATAGTTTTAAATTAA
- the tsaB gene encoding tRNA (adenosine(37)-N6)-threonylcarbamoyltransferase complex dimerization subunit type 1 TsaB, translating into MGLILNLETATTNCSVSLARDGVILALKEQNTPNYSHSEQLHVFIEKCLDEADCSLNELNAIAVSKGPGSYTGLRIGVSAAKGLCFSLGIPLIAIATLKSMASQIDASAGEHIIPVLDARRMEVYAAVFDSNLNEVRGTEAQIIDEESFEAYSQNKRTYIVGSGAEKDQAGLGPTQFFIQN; encoded by the coding sequence ATGGGATTGATTTTAAATTTAGAAACGGCTACGACCAACTGCTCCGTGAGTTTAGCTAGAGATGGAGTAATTTTGGCTTTGAAAGAACAGAATACACCTAATTATTCCCATTCCGAACAATTACATGTTTTTATAGAGAAATGCCTAGACGAAGCAGATTGTAGTTTAAATGAATTGAATGCCATAGCCGTTAGTAAAGGCCCTGGTTCTTATACCGGTCTGCGTATAGGGGTATCTGCTGCGAAGGGACTCTGTTTTTCGTTAGGCATTCCACTAATTGCTATCGCAACGCTCAAAAGTATGGCCTCCCAAATAGATGCTTCCGCGGGTGAACATATAATCCCTGTCCTGGATGCAAGACGTATGGAAGTATATGCTGCAGTTTTTGATTCCAACTTAAATGAGGTAAGGGGTACAGAAGCCCAAATAATTGACGAGGAGTCATTTGAAGCTTATTCCCAAAATAAACGAACTTATATCGTGGGAAGCGGAGCGGAAAAAGATCAAGCAGGCCTTGGACCGACCCAATTTTTTATTCAAAACTGA